CTTCATTGGAGAGATTGAGTTCAGGTTTAAGGATTAATAAGGCGGCTGATGACGCATCAGGCATGACGGTGGCGGATTCTTTGCGTTCACAAGCGAGCAGTTTGGGTCAAGCGATTGCCAACACGAATGACGGCATGGGGATTATCCAAGTTGCGGATAAGGCTATGGATGAGCAGTTAAAGATCTTAGACACCGTTAAGGTTAAAGCGACTCAAGCGGCTCAAGACGGGCAAACTACAGAATCTCGTAAAGCGATTCAATCTGACATCGTTCGTTTGATTCAAGGTTTAGACAATATCGGTAACACGACTACTTATAACGGGCAAGCGTTATTGTCTGGCCAATTCACTAACAAAGAATTCCAAGTAGGGGCTTATTCTAACCAAAGCATTAAAGCTTCTATCGGCTCTACCACTTCAGATAAAATCGGTCAAGTTCGTATCGCTACGGGTGCGTTAATCACGGCTTCTGGGGATATTAGCTTGACTTTTAAACAAGTGGATGGCGTGAATGATGTAACTTTAGAGAGCGTAAAAATCTCTAGTTCAGCAGGCACGGGGATCGGCGTGTTAGCGGAAGTGATTAACAAGAACTCTAACCAAACAGGGGTTAGAGCTCATGCGAGCGTTATCACCACGAGCGATGTGGCGGTCCAGTCAGGAAGTTTGAGTAATTTAACCTTAAACGGGATTCGTTTGGGCAATATCGCAGACATTAAGAAAAACGACTCAGACGGAAGGTTAGTTGCAGCGATCAATGCGGTTACTTCAGAAACCGGCGTGGAAGCTTATACGGATCAAAACGGGCGCTTGAATTTGCGCAGTTTAGATGGTCGTGGGATTGAAATCAAAACCGATAGCGTCAGTAATGGGCCTAGCGCTTTAACGATGGTTAATGGTGGTCAGGATTTAACAAAAGGCTCTACTAACTACGGAAGGCTTTCTCTCACACGATTAGACGCTAAGAGCATCAATGTCGTTTCGGCTTCTGACTCACAGCATTTAGGTTTTAGTGCGATTGGTTTTGGGGAATCTCAAGTGGCAGAAACCACGGTGAATTTGCGCGATGTTACTGGGAATTTTAACGCTAATGTCAAATCAGCTAGTGGCGCGAACTATAACGCCGTGATCGCTAGCGGTAATCAAAGCTTGGGATCTGGGGTTACAACCTTAAGAGGCGCGATGGTGGTGATTGATATTGCCGAATCAGCGATGAAAATGTTGGATAAAGTCCGCTCTGATTTAGGTTCTGTGCAAAATCAAATGATTAGCACCGTGAATAACATCAGCATCACTCAAGTGAATGTTAAAGCGGCTGAATCTCAAATCAGGGATGTGGATTTTGCTGAAGAGAGTGCGAATTTCAACAAAAACAACATTTTGGCGCAATCAGGCAGCTATGCGATGAGTCAAGCCAACACCGTCCAACAAAATATCTTAAGGCTTTTAACTTAGTTTTAAGAAAGGTGTTTGTATGGGGCTAACGCTTTAAGCGTTGGCTTTTCGCTTTAATTTTTACTTCTTTTTCAATAAAATACTCTTTTTTTATTTCTTTTTATTACAGGCGGTTATTGTGTTGGATAGTTTTGAGATTTTAAAGGCTTTAAAGAGTTTGGATTTATTGAAAAACGCCCCTGCTTGGTGGTGGCCTAACGCTTTGAAATTTGAAGCTCTACTAGGGGCGGTTTTAACGCAAAATACTAAATTTGAAGCCGTTTTGAAATCTTTAGAAAATTTAAAAAACGCTTTCATTTTAGAAAATGATGATGAAATCAATCTTAGAAAAATCGCTTATATAGAGTTTTCAAAGCTTGCAGAGTGTGTCCGCCCTAGCGGGTTTTATAACCAAAAAGCCAAACGACTGATTGATTTGAGTAAGAATATTTTAAAAGACTTTCAAAGTTTTGAAAATTTTAAACAAGAAGTAACCAGAGAGTGGCTTTTAGACCAAAAGGGCGTTGGCAAAGAAAGTGCGGATGCGATTTTATGCTATGCGTGCGCTA
This is a stretch of genomic DNA from Helicobacter pylori. It encodes these proteins:
- a CDS encoding flagellin A, with protein sequence MAFQVNTNINAMNAHVQSALTQNALKTSLERLSSGLRINKAADDASGMTVADSLRSQASSLGQAIANTNDGMGIIQVADKAMDEQLKILDTVKVKATQAAQDGQTTESRKAIQSDIVRLIQGLDNIGNTTTYNGQALLSGQFTNKEFQVGAYSNQSIKASIGSTTSDKIGQVRIATGALITASGDISLTFKQVDGVNDVTLESVKISSSAGTGIGVLAEVINKNSNQTGVRAHASVITTSDVAVQSGSLSNLTLNGIRLGNIADIKKNDSDGRLVAAINAVTSETGVEAYTDQNGRLNLRSLDGRGIEIKTDSVSNGPSALTMVNGGQDLTKGSTNYGRLSLTRLDAKSINVVSASDSQHLGFSAIGFGESQVAETTVNLRDVTGNFNANVKSASGANYNAVIASGNQSLGSGVTTLRGAMVVIDIAESAMKMLDKVRSDLGSVQNQMISTVNNISITQVNVKAAESQIRDVDFAEESANFNKNNILAQSGSYAMSQANTVQQNILRLLT
- a CDS encoding 3-methyladenine DNA glycosylase → MLDSFEILKALKSLDLLKNAPAWWWPNALKFEALLGAVLTQNTKFEAVLKSLENLKNAFILENDDEINLRKIAYIEFSKLAECVRPSGFYNQKAKRLIDLSKNILKDFQSFENFKQEVTREWLLDQKGVGKESADAILCYACAKEVMVVDKYSYLFLKKIGIEIEDYDELQHFFEKGVQENLNAALALYENSISLAQLYARFHGKIVEFSKQKLELKL